One segment of Treponema primitia ZAS-1 DNA contains the following:
- a CDS encoding aldo/keto reductase has product MKYITLGNTNLNVSRLCIGTAQLGAQLAEADGKLQLDLFFERGGNFIDTAHVYSDWVPGEKSRSERIIGAWMKEKKNREALILSTKGAHPEFCGAGLGDPRLGNREIENDLNGSLEKLQTEYIDLYFLHRDDTKRPVEEIIDFLDLQIKKGKIRFYGCSNWTLSRIKEAAAYAAKKGSSGFVCNQLMWSLADIQWDKIPDKTTVCMDAGAYAYHKETGLGAMAFTSFANGYFTRLEKNAGLLSGTAAVYDCPENRRIYETLIGVSRSTGMTITDLSYAYFDMQPFPAVPIASFRNDGQLLDALHYFESPRQCPAEPLQKIEQMKRYCIKY; this is encoded by the coding sequence ATGAAGTACATCACACTGGGTAATACAAATTTAAACGTATCACGGCTCTGCATTGGGACGGCCCAGTTGGGGGCGCAGCTTGCTGAGGCAGACGGGAAGCTGCAGCTTGACCTGTTTTTTGAGCGCGGCGGTAATTTTATTGATACCGCCCATGTATACAGCGATTGGGTTCCCGGCGAAAAATCCCGCAGTGAACGTATAATCGGTGCATGGATGAAAGAAAAGAAAAACAGAGAAGCGCTTATCCTTTCGACAAAGGGAGCGCATCCTGAGTTCTGCGGCGCAGGGCTCGGTGATCCGCGTCTGGGCAATAGGGAGATCGAAAACGACCTCAATGGGAGCCTCGAAAAACTGCAAACAGAATATATTGACCTGTATTTTTTACACCGGGATGACACAAAACGTCCTGTGGAAGAAATCATCGACTTTCTTGACCTGCAAATAAAAAAAGGGAAGATCCGTTTTTACGGCTGTTCCAACTGGACCCTGTCCAGAATAAAGGAAGCCGCCGCCTATGCCGCGAAAAAGGGCAGCAGCGGCTTCGTGTGTAATCAGCTGATGTGGAGCCTTGCCGACATTCAATGGGATAAGATACCCGACAAAACCACGGTCTGCATGGACGCCGGCGCCTACGCGTATCACAAAGAAACCGGGCTGGGCGCGATGGCTTTCACCTCCTTTGCAAACGGATATTTTACCCGGCTCGAAAAAAACGCCGGCCTTTTGTCCGGTACAGCCGCGGTATACGATTGCCCCGAAAACCGGCGTATATACGAGACCCTCATCGGTGTGTCCCGCTCCACCGGAATGACCATCACCGATTTGAGTTACGCCTATTTTGACATGCAGCCATTTCCGGCTGTCCCGATAGCGTCCTTTAGGAACGATGGGCAGCTTCTTGATGCCCTTCACTATTTTGAATCCCCCCGGCAGTGTCCGGCGGAACCCTTACAGAAAATCGAACAAATGAAAAGATATTGTATTAAATATTAA
- a CDS encoding ABC transporter substrate-binding protein: MKKCLLVLALGIALTGAVFAGGGKEGASGTELYVFISQPEYADSIRALITEYKKVVPDVTINYETTQADYPALLKTKLNSGDLPDIFTSTAGAEIDLYTEYSLNLADQPIAKAMIPAVADGFKSMDTGAGPYGFAIKGNFFGILYNKDIFAKAGIAEFPQTLDALEAACEKIAALGIKPFTSGFGEWWVWKHAAMNFFGTATNDPIALTKKFENGQAKVSDYPRLYNDFFRFVDLVKKYGDDKLLETTLDREVAAFGNGQAAMTVGQGAWIEEDVLKINPNLKIGFDGYPISNNPADCKVVTGADQAMRVSNKSKHQKELLDFVNWWYTSDYGKGWFANVAKVVPPISAGVVPNLEVPKQGAAHVAQEGSAPLSIIYSTDAFHQVFGELMQAYVGGSATKDQTCAAIERQWISIH, from the coding sequence ATGAAGAAGTGTTTACTGGTGTTGGCGTTGGGGATTGCCCTGACAGGCGCGGTGTTTGCCGGGGGCGGCAAAGAAGGGGCTTCGGGAACCGAACTGTATGTGTTCATTTCCCAGCCCGAATATGCCGATTCGATTCGTGCGTTGATTACCGAGTACAAAAAGGTTGTGCCGGACGTGACGATCAACTACGAAACGACCCAGGCGGATTACCCGGCGTTGCTCAAGACGAAACTCAATTCCGGCGATTTGCCCGATATTTTTACCAGCACCGCCGGTGCGGAAATTGACCTGTATACGGAATACAGCCTCAACCTCGCCGACCAGCCTATCGCCAAAGCGATGATTCCGGCGGTAGCCGACGGCTTTAAGTCGATGGACACCGGCGCGGGGCCCTACGGGTTTGCTATCAAGGGTAATTTCTTTGGTATCCTCTATAATAAGGATATTTTTGCGAAGGCGGGGATAGCAGAATTTCCGCAGACCCTCGACGCATTGGAAGCCGCCTGTGAAAAAATTGCCGCCCTGGGCATTAAGCCCTTTACATCCGGCTTCGGTGAATGGTGGGTTTGGAAACATGCCGCGATGAACTTTTTCGGTACCGCTACCAATGACCCGATAGCCCTTACCAAGAAATTTGAAAACGGGCAGGCGAAGGTTTCCGATTATCCCCGGTTGTACAACGATTTCTTCCGTTTTGTTGATCTTGTCAAAAAATATGGGGATGACAAACTGCTTGAGACAACCCTTGACCGCGAAGTTGCCGCTTTTGGCAATGGGCAGGCCGCGATGACCGTTGGGCAGGGCGCCTGGATAGAGGAAGATGTGCTCAAAATCAATCCTAACCTGAAAATCGGTTTTGATGGGTACCCTATTTCAAATAATCCGGCGGACTGCAAGGTAGTGACCGGCGCCGACCAGGCAATGCGGGTGAGCAACAAATCGAAGCATCAAAAAGAATTGCTTGACTTCGTTAACTGGTGGTATACTTCAGATTATGGAAAGGGCTGGTTCGCCAATGTAGCGAAGGTTGTCCCGCCGATTAGCGCCGGTGTCGTCCCGAACCTTGAGGTGCCCAAACAGGGCGCGGCCCATGTGGCCCAGGAAGGCAGCGCGCCGCTGTCCATCATCTATTCGACGGACGCCTTTCACCAGGTTTTCGGTGAGCTGATGCAAGCCTATGTCGGCGGCAGCGCGACAAAAGACCAAACCTGCGCGGCTATTGAGCGGCAGTGGATAAGTATTCACTAA
- a CDS encoding carbohydrate ABC transporter permease, with protein MTLKQKQKASTAVLAAVVTVIAIMYIYPVFLMLINSLKPFGEVVSSAISLPKVWAPENYAFVITKMSYIKLFFNTVFITVVGIVGIVFFSSLAAYVLQRRKNKFTAFAYLFIIIPMLIPFQTIMITLLKTMTTLGLAGNKLGLGIQYWGFGIPMAAFIYFNFMSTIPRELDESSYMDGAGTFRTYASIIFPLLQSVTATVIVLDVMWIWNDFLLPLLMVNRSNETKTLVLAAYTFVGQFNTQWHYAMTAMVLTVLPSIIFFIAFQRNIIAGVVAGAVKG; from the coding sequence ATGACATTGAAACAAAAACAAAAAGCATCGACAGCTGTCTTAGCAGCGGTGGTTACCGTCATCGCAATTATGTATATCTATCCGGTTTTTTTGATGCTGATAAACTCGCTAAAACCCTTCGGGGAAGTGGTGTCAAGCGCCATTTCGCTGCCGAAGGTGTGGGCGCCGGAAAACTACGCCTTCGTCATCACCAAGATGAGCTACATAAAACTGTTTTTCAATACGGTATTCATCACGGTAGTAGGTATCGTTGGCATCGTGTTTTTTTCTTCCCTTGCCGCCTACGTTTTACAACGGCGGAAAAACAAGTTCACCGCGTTCGCCTACCTGTTTATCATCATTCCCATGCTGATTCCGTTTCAGACGATTATGATTACCCTGCTCAAAACGATGACGACCCTGGGGCTTGCCGGCAATAAGCTGGGGCTCGGAATTCAGTACTGGGGTTTTGGTATTCCCATGGCGGCGTTTATCTATTTTAATTTTATGTCAACAATTCCGCGGGAACTCGACGAAAGTTCGTACATGGACGGGGCGGGGACATTCCGCACCTATGCCAGCATTATTTTCCCGCTGCTCCAATCGGTAACGGCAACGGTGATTGTGCTTGATGTAATGTGGATTTGGAATGATTTTCTGCTGCCCCTGTTAATGGTAAACCGGAGCAATGAGACAAAGACACTGGTACTGGCGGCATACACCTTTGTAGGGCAATTCAACACACAGTGGCACTACGCGATGACCGCAATGGTGCTTACGGTGCTGCCATCGATAATTTTCTTTATCGCGTTTCAACGAAATATTATCGCAGGGGTTGTTGCGGGTGCGGTAAAAGGGTGA
- a CDS encoding carbohydrate ABC transporter permease — translation MKKQKVELLESVFYPLPALLFVGVMIYIPFVLSGYYSFTEWNGIARAPKFIGLANFKAIFTGGADFLRTLLFTFKYTVLFMLFTNIAALALAIALVKKFRLANTLRGLFFIPYIMSMTIVGFIWRFIFSSGFDTLLANTNLGIFRWSWLGTPNLAFVSVTIVGVWQSLGFYIVLYIAGLEAIPQDIIEASVVDGASGFLRLRSVILPLLAPSISTCMFMSLTNSLKVFDIILALTRGGPAGSTYSVTLGIYRDAFQNNRYGLGSAESLVFFIIVLILTQVVMRVFKSEN, via the coding sequence ATGAAAAAACAGAAAGTTGAGTTGTTGGAATCGGTTTTTTATCCCTTACCGGCACTGCTGTTTGTGGGAGTGATGATATACATCCCTTTTGTACTTTCCGGCTATTATTCCTTTACCGAATGGAACGGTATCGCCCGGGCGCCTAAATTTATCGGATTGGCGAATTTCAAAGCGATTTTTACCGGCGGTGCGGATTTTCTGCGGACCTTGCTTTTTACCTTCAAATATACGGTTCTTTTTATGCTGTTTACGAATATAGCGGCCCTTGCATTGGCAATCGCCCTCGTAAAAAAATTCCGCCTTGCAAATACGCTGCGCGGCCTCTTCTTTATTCCGTATATAATGAGCATGACCATAGTCGGTTTTATCTGGCGTTTTATTTTTTCCTCGGGCTTCGACACGCTGCTCGCCAACACGAATCTCGGCATCTTCAGATGGAGTTGGCTTGGAACGCCAAACCTTGCCTTCGTTTCCGTTACCATTGTCGGTGTCTGGCAGTCCCTCGGATTCTATATCGTGCTCTACATTGCCGGCCTTGAGGCAATACCCCAGGACATTATCGAGGCGTCAGTCGTTGACGGCGCTTCGGGCTTTTTACGCCTTCGCTCAGTCATACTGCCGCTGTTGGCCCCGTCAATCTCGACCTGTATGTTTATGTCGTTGACCAATTCACTGAAGGTGTTCGATATCATTCTTGCACTGACACGGGGAGGGCCTGCGGGCAGCACCTATTCGGTCACCCTGGGAATTTACCGCGACGCATTCCAAAACAACCGCTACGGTTTGGGGTCAGCGGAAAGCCTTGTATTTTTTATTATTGTATTGATTTTGACACAGGTGGTGATGCGCGTGTTTAAATCGGAAAATTAG
- a CDS encoding alpha-galactosidase codes for MSISFDYAANQFHLTNGSFSYIIKILENGSIGQVYTGAALGAGRAYPLLDPIPFAGFSNRDDRAAVRFEYPAYGNGDFRRPAFAVRFADGSSVVEPRYEAHRIYAGKAETPGLPATYTEKDDEAETLELDLRDAASGLRIILFYTIFAQYNCLARHVRFINEGSGKIVLTHAMSLSLDLPDSRWNLITLTGSWAREFETGDAPLRTGFQGIQSSRGVSGAQTNPALILRRPAATEREGEVLGVSLLYSGNFTADVEVDQWGIARLRIGINPHTFSWELAGGAMFDTPEAVLAWSGTGLGNCSRQYHELYRNRLARGAWRDAERPVLLNNWEGTYFNFTEEKILEMAAAARDLGAELFVLDDGWFGKRDDDHSSLGDWVPHAGKLPGGVTGLAEKVCALGIKFGLWIEPEMVSPDSDLFRAHPDWAVHVPARPRTESRYQYALDMGRPEIIEYLFNVLSGVIKSAPVSYVKWDMNRYITEPYSITLPPERQGEFFHRYVLGLYDLYARLTRAFPEILFESCASGGSRFDPGLLGFAPQAWLSDDTDAVERLAIQEGASLIYPLSSMGAHVSAIPNHQTGRLTPLSFRAMVSFFGCLGYELDPAAFSGEEREAVKRQIAFYKAHRRTFQYGRFFRLLSPLSGRYASWMVVSEDKEEAIVGFYRILANPNQRPFRLKLAGLEGDADYRVTVWEEGGFSEDDRNRNCGERGGDELMQAGLFLESAHNNRPKKGDYFAELFLVEKTG; via the coding sequence ATGTCTATTTCATTTGATTATGCGGCGAATCAGTTTCATCTGACTAACGGCAGTTTTAGTTATATTATCAAGATTTTGGAAAACGGCTCTATTGGCCAGGTCTATACCGGCGCGGCGCTGGGGGCAGGCAGGGCATATCCTTTGCTTGATCCTATTCCCTTTGCGGGTTTTTCCAACCGGGATGATCGGGCTGCTGTCCGCTTTGAATATCCCGCCTATGGAAACGGAGACTTTCGCCGGCCCGCCTTTGCGGTTCGCTTTGCGGATGGGTCATCCGTGGTTGAACCCCGCTATGAAGCCCACCGGATATATGCGGGGAAGGCGGAAACGCCGGGACTGCCTGCAACCTACACGGAAAAGGATGACGAGGCGGAGACCCTGGAACTGGACTTGCGGGATGCGGCTTCGGGATTGCGGATCATTTTGTTCTATACGATATTTGCGCAGTATAATTGTCTGGCCCGGCATGTTCGTTTTATTAACGAAGGGAGCGGGAAAATCGTCCTGACACATGCCATGAGCCTTTCCCTGGATTTGCCGGACAGCCGCTGGAACCTTATCACCCTGACCGGATCATGGGCCCGGGAATTTGAGACGGGGGATGCCCCGCTGCGGACCGGGTTCCAGGGCATACAGAGCAGCCGGGGAGTTTCCGGCGCACAGACAAACCCCGCACTAATACTGCGGCGGCCCGCAGCCACGGAACGTGAAGGGGAAGTCCTGGGGGTCAGCCTCCTCTATTCGGGGAACTTTACGGCGGATGTGGAGGTGGATCAGTGGGGCATTGCCCGGCTGCGGATAGGGATTAACCCCCATACCTTTTCCTGGGAGCTTGCGGGGGGCGCCATGTTTGATACCCCCGAAGCGGTGCTGGCCTGGTCGGGAACCGGGCTGGGAAATTGTTCCCGGCAATACCACGAACTCTACCGGAACCGCCTTGCCCGTGGCGCATGGCGGGATGCGGAACGGCCGGTGCTGCTCAACAACTGGGAAGGGACCTACTTCAACTTTACTGAAGAGAAAATACTGGAAATGGCCGCCGCTGCCCGTGACCTGGGGGCGGAACTTTTCGTCCTGGATGACGGCTGGTTCGGCAAGCGGGATGACGATCATTCCAGCCTGGGGGATTGGGTTCCCCATGCGGGAAAGCTTCCTGGGGGGGTCACAGGGCTGGCAGAAAAAGTGTGCGCCCTGGGGATCAAGTTCGGCCTCTGGATAGAGCCGGAAATGGTAAGCCCCGACAGCGATTTGTTCCGCGCCCATCCGGACTGGGCGGTCCATGTGCCCGCCCGCCCGCGGACGGAGTCCCGGTATCAATACGCGTTGGATATGGGCAGGCCCGAAATAATTGAGTATCTGTTTAACGTTCTTTCGGGGGTTATTAAAAGCGCGCCGGTTTCCTATGTCAAATGGGATATGAACCGGTATATCACCGAACCGTACAGTATTACTTTGCCTCCGGAACGGCAGGGGGAATTTTTTCACCGCTATGTATTGGGACTTTACGATCTCTACGCCCGCCTTACCCGCGCCTTCCCGGAAATTCTTTTTGAATCCTGCGCCTCAGGCGGATCCCGTTTCGATCCGGGCCTCCTGGGCTTTGCTCCCCAGGCCTGGCTAAGTGATGACACCGATGCGGTGGAACGTCTCGCTATTCAGGAAGGGGCCAGCCTTATCTATCCCCTTAGTTCCATGGGCGCCCATGTTTCGGCAATCCCCAACCATCAGACCGGGCGCTTGACCCCATTGTCCTTTCGGGCCATGGTGTCCTTCTTCGGCTGCCTTGGTTACGAGCTTGATCCGGCCGCGTTCAGCGGCGAAGAACGGGAGGCGGTAAAAAGACAGATAGCCTTTTACAAAGCCCACCGGAGAACCTTCCAATACGGCCGGTTTTTCAGATTACTCAGTCCCCTGAGCGGCCGCTATGCCTCCTGGATGGTGGTATCGGAGGACAAGGAAGAGGCAATCGTGGGCTTTTACCGGATACTCGCCAACCCCAACCAGCGGCCGTTCCGGCTTAAACTTGCGGGGCTGGAAGGAGACGCGGATTACCGGGTTACGGTTTGGGAGGAGGGGGGCTTTTCCGAAGATGACCGAAATCGTAACTGCGGGGAACGGGGAGGGGACGAACTTATGCAGGCAGGGCTTTTTCTGGAGAGCGCCCATAATAATAGGCCCAAAAAGGGGGATTATTTTGCGGAGCTATTTTTAGTGGAAAAAACGGGATGA
- a CDS encoding methyl-accepting chemotaxis protein — MKEKTNFRKITIKRRFLIFSIGLFLLIAVGGTGAFYLAMRQSIRSNVNQELTRLLETKRLGLEASIDNELAIALKLTDSPLITRFFLDPYDPVLEALAFEELAGYRRAFESGNIFWINDTDKKYYLGGDTAEYVLNPDDPYAAWYMPTLNMPTDYEFFVDYEKALQKSVLWVNATVRSQGKPIGIAGTGIEIGDFINSIYADLAPGVNLYLFNDGLEITGARDSSLVIDKVQLGSHLKSEGVQILDALGKLRGTDISTINLGKEVIALGRIPLLNWYITAFIPITPDMYLNSTMTLVFAAMLVVVLLIFVIFNFFIAGALKPLNHIMEVLKQISADWDLTRQLTIKRGDEFGELAGFFNMTFGKIKELLTVIRNKSDSLTDTGTDLASNMVETAAAINEITANIQSMEGRAVSQSSVVSETRGGMERIMTSIGELNTHILAQSDSVSQSSSAIEEMLANVRSVAQTLVKNTDNVNNLATAADVGRSDLQKVSEDIQEIARESAGLLEINAVMENIASQTNLLSMNAAIEAAHAGEAGKGFAVVADEIRKLAESSAEQSKTISAVLKKIKTSIDSITQSTDVVIKRFEVIEEEVQTVSNQEAGIRAAMEEQETGSRHILEAVTRLNELTAMVKQGSEEMTAEGQGVMRQSKDLEGIAAEMANGMEEMAKGADQINVAVVRVNEISGVNKTNIDALGGEVSKFKVS; from the coding sequence ATGAAAGAAAAAACAAATTTTCGAAAAATAACCATAAAACGGCGGTTTCTCATATTTTCCATTGGGCTTTTTCTGCTTATTGCGGTGGGTGGGACCGGGGCATTCTATCTGGCAATGCGGCAGAGTATCCGATCAAATGTGAACCAGGAACTGACCCGGCTCCTGGAAACCAAGCGGCTCGGTCTTGAGGCATCGATTGATAATGAGTTGGCCATTGCCCTTAAATTGACGGATTCTCCCTTGATAACCCGGTTTTTTCTTGACCCCTATGACCCGGTGTTGGAGGCCTTGGCCTTTGAAGAGCTTGCGGGGTACCGTCGGGCCTTTGAGAGCGGTAATATCTTCTGGATTAACGATACGGATAAAAAGTACTACCTTGGGGGCGATACCGCCGAGTACGTGCTGAACCCCGATGATCCCTATGCGGCATGGTATATGCCGACCCTGAATATGCCCACCGACTATGAATTCTTTGTTGATTATGAGAAGGCCCTGCAAAAGAGCGTCCTCTGGGTCAACGCGACGGTTCGCTCCCAGGGGAAACCTATTGGCATAGCAGGGACGGGTATCGAAATAGGGGACTTCATCAATTCAATCTATGCGGACCTTGCCCCGGGGGTAAACCTTTACCTCTTTAACGATGGCTTGGAAATTACCGGCGCCCGTGACAGCAGTCTGGTTATCGATAAGGTACAACTTGGCTCTCACCTGAAATCTGAGGGGGTGCAAATCCTTGATGCCCTGGGTAAACTGCGGGGCACCGATATTAGTACCATTAACCTGGGGAAGGAGGTGATCGCCCTGGGTAGGATTCCCCTGCTCAACTGGTATATTACCGCTTTTATACCGATTACGCCGGATATGTATCTCAACTCCACAATGACCTTGGTTTTTGCCGCCATGTTGGTGGTGGTTCTGCTCATATTTGTCATATTTAATTTCTTTATCGCGGGCGCCCTTAAGCCCCTCAACCATATCATGGAAGTGTTAAAACAAATTTCTGCTGATTGGGATCTAACCCGGCAGCTTACGATTAAACGCGGAGATGAATTCGGGGAATTGGCGGGATTCTTTAACATGACCTTTGGGAAAATAAAGGAGCTGCTCACGGTAATCAGGAATAAGTCCGACTCCTTAACCGATACGGGGACGGATCTGGCATCCAATATGGTGGAGACTGCGGCGGCGATCAACGAAATTACCGCGAATATTCAGAGTATGGAAGGCCGCGCGGTGAGCCAGTCCTCGGTGGTAAGCGAAACCAGGGGCGGGATGGAACGGATCATGACCAGTATTGGCGAGCTCAATACCCATATTCTGGCCCAGTCCGACAGCGTGTCCCAATCCTCCTCGGCTATTGAGGAGATGCTGGCGAATGTCCGCTCGGTGGCGCAAACCCTGGTTAAGAACACCGATAATGTGAACAACCTTGCGACGGCGGCGGATGTGGGCAGAAGCGATCTGCAGAAGGTGTCCGAGGATATTCAGGAAATTGCCCGGGAATCCGCGGGGCTCCTGGAGATTAATGCGGTGATGGAGAACATTGCCAGTCAGACCAACCTGCTGTCCATGAATGCCGCCATCGAAGCGGCCCACGCGGGGGAAGCGGGCAAGGGCTTCGCGGTGGTTGCCGATGAGATACGGAAACTGGCGGAGTCATCCGCAGAGCAGTCAAAGACTATCAGTGCGGTGCTTAAAAAAATTAAGACTTCCATTGACTCGATTACCCAATCCACCGATGTGGTCATCAAACGCTTTGAGGTGATTGAAGAGGAAGTACAGACCGTATCTAATCAGGAGGCGGGCATACGGGCAGCCATGGAAGAACAGGAGACCGGCAGCCGGCATATTTTGGAAGCCGTAACCCGCCTGAATGAGCTTACCGCCATGGTAAAACAGGGTTCCGAAGAAATGACCGCCGAAGGTCAGGGAGTGATGCGGCAGAGCAAGGATCTGGAAGGGATCGCTGCGGAGATGGCCAACGGTATGGAAGAAATGGCCAAAGGGGCGGATCAGATCAACGTTGCTGTTGTCCGGGTTAACGAGATAAGCGGGGTGAATAAAACCAACATCGATGCCCTGGGCGGGGAAGTGTCCAAGTTTAAGGTGTCCTAG